From the Candidatus Aminicenantes bacterium genome, the window GGCCAGGGCCTGGCTCATGTTTTCCGAGATGATCAGCTTGTATTCGCTGTCTTTGAAAATACGGCGGAAAATATCGTGGATAATGCTTTCGTCGTCGATCAGGTGAATGGTTTTTTCAATCATAACGTATGCTCCGTAAGGGGGTGATGAGGGGAAGCGCGATCGAAAACGTTGTGCCCTTGCCTTCCCGGCTCTGGACATCGATTTCGCCGTAGTGTTCCCGCACGATGTTGAAGGCGATGGAGAGACCGAGCCCGGTACCTTCTCCAGGTCCCTTGGTGGTAAAGAAGGGGTCGAAGATGTGGGCAATATCCACCTGGCGGATGCCGCCGCCGTTGTCGCTTATCGTAATCATGACCTTTTCGGCGTCGTCGCTGCCTTCCAGCCGGATGACGCCGTGATCATGATCAATGGCGTCCGCGGCATTGATCAACAGGTTGATGAAGAGCTGCTGCAAGCGGGTGATGAACCCGGTTACCCGTTGGGTAATCACTAACTTCTTTTCCACGTGGATCTTTTTGCGTTTCAGCTTGTGTTCCATCAGGGAGAGGCTCTCCAGGATGACTTTCTCAAGGTTGACTTCTTCGGGCGCCTCGCCTTTCTGCCGGGAGAAGTCCAACAGGGTGCGGATGATTTTGTTGGCCCGGTGAACCTGCTCCTGGATGCGGGAGAGAAAATCCCGGTTTTCGGGATTTTCGGGATTATCCAGGATAAACTGACAATAGGAAGAAATCCCCGTCAAGGGAGTGTTGACTTCGTGGGCGATTCCCGCTGACAGCATTCCCAGGGAGGCCATTTTTTCCGTGGTGATCAACTGTTTCATCATCAGGACTTTTTCGGTGACATCTTCAAAGAGCAGGATGGTTCCGGTGATCTTGCCGCTGTTGTCTTGTAGCGGGGAAACCCGGATATCAAAAATCTTTTGCTCGCCCAGGAGCGGGATTCGAATCTGGAACGTGGATACCTCATGGGACTTTCGCGGCAGGATCTCTTTCCAGAAGGCGTTGCCCAGTACCCGGAAGGCCTTGCGATTGACCGCCTGGCGCCGTGGGATGGCGAATTTTTCTTCCATGAACTGGTTCCAGCTCATGATGATGTTCAGGCGCGAAAGCACCACGATACCGAAACTCAAATTTTCAATAATGGTCTCATTGAATTCTTTCAGCCAGTTGATCTCTTCCAACTGGGTTTGCAACTCTGAATAGAGAAAGGCGTTTTCCACGGAGAGGGAAAGAGAAGAGGAGATGTTGAACAGCAGTTCCCAGTCTTCGATTGAGAGATAGGTGCCGTCTTTTTTCAGGCTGAAAGCCACCACGCCGGTGAGTTTGTCCGCTGTTTTCAAGGGCAGAAACTGGTAATATCCCATGGTTTTCAGGGTTTTAGATTCCTTGGGAAAGCGGCTGGAATAATCCGTTTCTGAGGGGATTACCAGGTGGTCGCTGCGGAACAACTCTTCGCGAAAGGCCTTGGAAAGGACCAGCTTGGTTTTGCCCGGCAGGGAATAAAACAGGTTTTTGCGCGAGTGGATCAACATGGCGGAATGGTTGAGGGAAAACCCGCTGTTGATGGTGTCCAGGAAGTTTGTCGACAATTGCGAAAGGTTTCGTTCTCCCTGCAATGACTGGATAAGATAACGCAGCCGGCGTTTGAAGTTGAATGAGCGTTTCAGAAAAATGCGTTCAAAGTATTCCTGAACCGTTGACTCGATGGGTTTGAACAGGTAACCGGCGGTAAGAATGGCGGTAACGGACCAGAAGACACCCATCAGGCGGTTCTGCTCGATGTTGATGCCCAGGAAAAAGAAAACCCCGAAAATAAACAGAAATATCGAAGAGATGGAAAGGGTTTTGCGGATAATGGCCTGGATGTCGGTGAATCGGCGCTGGCTGAGGTTGATGATCAGGCCCACCGGAGTGGCCACGGTTAAAAAGAGCAGGATGACCGTGGGCAGGGAGGAGGAACCTTCGTGAAGGGATTTAAGGAAGGGGGACAGGATCAGCGGCATCAGCCCGATCGCGGTCAATACCAGCGCGACCAGGAAGCGGGGCTGGCGGCGGCGCAGCGCCAGGATCAGGCTGGATCGGGTCAGCAGTCCCAGCGATATCACCAGAAACAGCATCATATATGCCTGCATAATGTTGTGAAAATAGCTGATGATTCCGGACAATACCCCCGTATGGGGGTTGAAAAGATTGGGAATCAGAAAAAAAAGGTAAAAGAAGAGGATGGCCGCGGGCACGGTGTAGATCACCAACAGGGTGCGCTTGCCGACGCGCCGGTACACCCAGGCTTTGTGCGGGTGAATCAAGGTGAAATGCAGCAGGAAAGCGGGGAATAGCAACAAACTCAAGCGGTCCAGGGAGAGGAACACAAAGTCCAGCATGTGGTAGGCCCCGGTTGGCGAAAATATCAGGTATCCGGCAAAGGAGAGGCTCACCAGGAAAAAACTGGGATGGGCCGCCAGTTCTTTTGGTTGAACCAGTCGGGCGTTCAAGAGGTTCAGGGTCAACAGGATAAAGATAATGGCGGAGAACACCAGGATGTAATAGGTGATGGGAGTATAACGCCGCATGATATCGATTCCCACGATTTTGATCAGTCCTTCACGCTCGATTTCGTAGCGGCAATAGTGGCGGTGCTCGATCACGCGATACAGGTCGCTGCGGTTCTGGATCAGGTACTTGTTGACCGTGAGCAATATGTCTCCCGAACGGATGGGGGAGGCATCCGCGGCGGCGGTGCATTGCAGTCCTTTATCGGTTTCCTGCCAGTGGACCATGTCCGTGGGCGTAGACCATTTGAGTTTCTGGAAAATATTGGAAAGGCAGACGATGACAAAAATCAGGTAAACAAAATGCCAAGGGTACTTGCGGATCATTGGAAAAGGTCACTGTCCGCCATGCGGAACGACCACAGAATTTTCTGCCGGCCCGAAAGAGCCGGCAGTGTTTTCTGAAACAGTTTGCGGGAAATGATCTCCGGGTCGTAAAAGAAATCATCTTCGTCCACGCTGGACGGGTCGATCACCTGGTCCGTATCCAGTGACATGCTCTGGGGACGAGCGTGCGCCAGGGTGAATTCCTGAGAGTGACCCTGGTTTTGCAGCCCCGCAGGTAAACACAGTACCGTCAACAAGACGATCACGGGGACGCTTCTGTTCATGCCCTGCATTATAGCAGGCTGCAAGGCGAAATTGAAGGCCGGGACCGGGCGCAAAACCATTGACGGGTTTCCACGTATTAATGGTTTATCACAACCACAGCCAAACAAGGGAGGAAAACATGCTCAGAGTGTTTACCATCGGCATGATCGCGCTAACCCTTTGCCTGAATCTGGTCGCCGGCGAGCCTGCCGACGAACCCGATTGTGTGCGCCTGATCCGCGAGGCCGGCGAAGGTGATGAATACCCCGGAGCGTCCGTTCTGGTGGTCCTGGATCAAACCCGGGTCGAGGTCATGGATTCGGGATTGAGCCACGTGCGCCAACAGACTTTGTTTAAAATTCTTAAACCCCAAGGGGCTTCGGAAATGAAAGTGCTCACCTTCGGTTATGACCCCCAGTCGGCTTATGTGGAGATCCGTTCCGCCAAAATCATCCGCAAAAACGGGAAAGTCGAAGAGTTAAACCTTTCCACTGTTACCGACTACCCGGCTCCGGCCAGGGCTATCTACTGGGGAGCGCGGGAAAAGATGCTTCCCGTGGGGCGCCTTGGTGTGGGAGACGGGTTGGCGGTGCGATTCTACCGCAAAGGATACACCTACGCCTTGCTGCAGCAGGATGAGGCCGGAGACGACAGTCGCTACATCCCGCCCATGAAAGGCCATTTTTACGATATCGTGCCTTTTTACTCCAGGCGCCCCGTTAAAATGAAACGCTACGAAGTCACCATTCCCCGCGACAAGGAACTGCAGTACGAGTTCTACAACGGCGAGGCGCGGCACTTCGCGCGTGTTGAGGATGACCGTGTACGCTATTTTTGGGAAAAACCCGATATCGCGGCGTTTAAACCGGAACCGAACCAGGTGAGCCCCTCTGATGTGGCGCCCAAGTTGCTCTTGTCCACATCACCCGATTGGACGGCCAAGTCCCTGTGGTTTCACCGC encodes:
- a CDS encoding PAS domain-containing protein — translated: MIRKYPWHFVYLIFVIVCLSNIFQKLKWSTPTDMVHWQETDKGLQCTAAADASPIRSGDILLTVNKYLIQNRSDLYRVIEHRHYCRYEIEREGLIKIVGIDIMRRYTPITYYILVFSAIIFILLTLNLLNARLVQPKELAAHPSFFLVSLSFAGYLIFSPTGAYHMLDFVFLSLDRLSLLLFPAFLLHFTLIHPHKAWVYRRVGKRTLLVIYTVPAAILFFYLFFLIPNLFNPHTGVLSGIISYFHNIMQAYMMLFLVISLGLLTRSSLILALRRRQPRFLVALVLTAIGLMPLILSPFLKSLHEGSSSLPTVILLFLTVATPVGLIINLSQRRFTDIQAIIRKTLSISSIFLFIFGVFFFLGINIEQNRLMGVFWSVTAILTAGYLFKPIESTVQEYFERIFLKRSFNFKRRLRYLIQSLQGERNLSQLSTNFLDTINSGFSLNHSAMLIHSRKNLFYSLPGKTKLVLSKAFREELFRSDHLVIPSETDYSSRFPKESKTLKTMGYYQFLPLKTADKLTGVVAFSLKKDGTYLSIEDWELLFNISSSLSLSVENAFLYSELQTQLEEINWLKEFNETIIENLSFGIVVLSRLNIIMSWNQFMEEKFAIPRRQAVNRKAFRVLGNAFWKEILPRKSHEVSTFQIRIPLLGEQKIFDIRVSPLQDNSGKITGTILLFEDVTEKVLMMKQLITTEKMASLGMLSAGIAHEVNTPLTGISSYCQFILDNPENPENRDFLSRIQEQVHRANKIIRTLLDFSRQKGEAPEEVNLEKVILESLSLMEHKLKRKKIHVEKKLVITQRVTGFITRLQQLFINLLINAADAIDHDHGVIRLEGSDDAEKVMITISDNGGGIRQVDIAHIFDPFFTTKGPGEGTGLGLSIAFNIVREHYGEIDVQSREGKGTTFSIALPLITPLRSIRYD